A part of Blastopirellula marina genomic DNA contains:
- a CDS encoding sodium-dependent bicarbonate transport family permease, whose translation MREFLEATAFGMLGANVRSGISRMLLTLAVLVLTAAIGSHAFAQSESTATMPTILGQSLQAKDRTALPVTKVGGDKKVRSELKTRPIGSSEFKAIVEVAHPDELKVGEAVDVSVVSLGEGGSHATPVLRNVLVHSVEKLPGTPEQTPPEEEEDAPTVIEHGHKLPAVFPTRIVTLVVKGGEIEKLRLADAQGVLRVSAHVHKESGSMLSEIAHNFVANLFQPLLLFFFMGFAIPLLRVPFEFPKALYQSLTIYLLVAIGWHGGELMAELPSSELAVAGGLAAVGFIVNGIIGLSATWLLRAFTPMRRIDAVTVGSYYGSDSAGTFVTCLGILATLNLLHDSYMPVMLAVMEIPGCLVGLFLISHLRRSGMDKLGNMPEEPGYMGDASALFADSVASDEHGDLHNGSRHGQPVAKSVGAAVVGGKSSGLNLKILHEVFLNPGLYMLFGGIIVGYISGRQALVDPHVVEGPNNLFLTMFKGALCLFLLEMGITACQRLSDLKTAGIGFIMFGVLAPTLFATFGMCCLHAYSLALGHHFETGTYALFAVLCGAASYIAVPAVQRIAIPEASPTLPLAASLGLTFTWNVTLGIPIYIEIAKHLIAFMPVA comes from the coding sequence ATGCGCGAGTTTCTCGAAGCTACGGCTTTCGGTATGCTCGGAGCCAATGTCCGATCGGGCATAAGTCGGATGTTGTTGACATTAGCTGTGCTCGTGTTGACGGCGGCAATCGGAAGTCATGCATTCGCTCAAAGCGAAAGCACGGCGACCATGCCCACGATCCTTGGCCAGTCATTGCAAGCGAAAGACAGAACTGCTCTGCCGGTCACTAAGGTGGGAGGTGACAAAAAAGTAAGGTCTGAGCTGAAAACTCGACCCATTGGAAGCAGCGAATTCAAGGCGATCGTAGAAGTAGCTCACCCCGATGAACTTAAGGTGGGCGAGGCGGTTGATGTCTCGGTGGTCTCACTAGGTGAGGGCGGCTCACATGCAACGCCGGTCTTGCGAAATGTGTTGGTTCACTCCGTCGAGAAATTGCCCGGCACACCGGAACAGACGCCGCCCGAAGAAGAGGAAGATGCACCGACGGTGATCGAGCATGGCCACAAATTGCCGGCCGTCTTTCCAACGCGCATCGTCACGTTGGTAGTGAAGGGTGGTGAGATTGAAAAGTTGCGATTAGCCGATGCACAAGGCGTTTTGCGCGTGTCGGCACATGTCCACAAAGAGTCGGGCAGTATGCTTTCAGAGATCGCGCACAATTTCGTGGCGAACTTGTTTCAGCCCCTGCTGCTGTTCTTCTTCATGGGCTTTGCGATTCCTTTGTTGCGGGTTCCTTTCGAGTTTCCCAAAGCACTTTATCAGAGTTTAACGATATACCTGCTAGTCGCGATCGGCTGGCATGGTGGCGAACTGATGGCTGAATTGCCATCTTCGGAACTGGCGGTTGCCGGCGGGTTGGCCGCAGTGGGGTTCATCGTGAATGGCATCATTGGTTTGAGTGCAACGTGGCTTCTGCGTGCGTTCACTCCGATGCGCCGGATCGATGCGGTGACCGTCGGTTCCTATTATGGATCAGACTCGGCAGGTACATTTGTTACCTGCCTGGGGATCCTCGCTACCTTGAATCTACTCCACGACAGTTATATGCCGGTCATGTTGGCCGTGATGGAAATCCCTGGCTGTCTTGTTGGGTTATTTTTGATTTCTCATTTGCGTCGCAGCGGCATGGACAAGTTAGGCAACATGCCTGAAGAGCCCGGCTACATGGGTGACGCCAGTGCATTATTCGCCGACTCGGTGGCGAGCGATGAACACGGTGATTTGCACAATGGCTCGCGCCACGGTCAACCGGTCGCAAAAAGTGTTGGTGCTGCGGTTGTTGGTGGTAAGAGCAGTGGCTTGAATTTGAAGATCTTGCACGAAGTCTTCTTGAACCCAGGTCTGTACATGCTGTTTGGCGGAATCATCGTCGGATACATCAGTGGTCGTCAAGCGCTCGTCGATCCGCACGTGGTTGAAGGTCCAAACAACTTGTTCCTGACGATGTTTAAGGGGGCGCTTTGTCTGTTTTTGTTGGAAATGGGCATCACTGCTTGTCAACGTCTTAGTGACCTAAAGACTGCTGGTATTGGCTTTATCATGTTTGGTGTCTTGGCACCAACATTGTTTGCCACATTTGGAATGTGTTGCCTGCATGCCTATAGCTTGGCCCTGGGGCATCACTTTGAAACAGGTACTTACGCATTGTTCGCTGTACTTTGTGGTGCAGCCTCGTATATCGCTGTTCCGGCGGTTCAGCGAATTGCCATTCCGGAAGCCAGTCCAACTTTGCCACTTGCGGCTTCGCTTGGTCTGACCTTCACTTGGAACGTTACGCTCGGCATTCCGATCTACATCGAGATCGCCAAGCATCTCATCGCGTTCATGCCGGTCGCTTAA